A DNA window from Theobroma cacao cultivar B97-61/B2 chromosome 5, Criollo_cocoa_genome_V2, whole genome shotgun sequence contains the following coding sequences:
- the LOC108661939 gene encoding uncharacterized protein LOC108661939, translated as MCEKESEVEQKEEVKAKNHGTSQVIHPPPPFPQKLQKQKLEKQFQKFINVFKKLHINIPFAKAFEQMPSYVKFLKDILSKKRKLGKFETVSLTEECSAILQNKLPPKLKDPVDFIILDMEEDRQILIILGRPFLATARALIDVEKVNNLTHDVFLEENPNDLLETCLVANYDRDDDEFIDYSNLLNAHSRFRANHQFESLDISTSLVPASKPSIKEPPILELKPLPTHLRYAFLGKSSNLSVIIFYALTSLQQEKLLRTLREFKKAIGWTIVDIKGISPSICMHKILLEEDHKATIEQQRRLNPIMKEVVKKEIMKWLDVEIIYPISDSSWVSLVQCVPKKRGMTVVANDNNELIPTRTVIGWRVCMDYRKLNKATRKDHFPLPFIDQMLDRLAGKEYYCFLDGYSGYNQIAIALEDQEKTTFTCPYGTFAFRRMPFGLCNALATFQRCMMAIFTNMVEKCLEVFMDDFSVFGNNFDDCLLNLARVVKRCEKRNLVLHWEKCHFMVREGIVLGHKISSNGIEVDKAKIEAIEKLPPPINVKGIRSFLGHASFYRRFIKDFSKISKSLCNLLEKDVPFKFDN; from the exons ATGTGTGAAAAAGAGAGTGAAGTCGAACAGAAAGAAGAAGTCAAGGCTAAAAATCATGGAACTTCTCAAGTCATCCATCCTCCACCACCTTTTCCCCAAAAGCTCCAAAAGCAAAAACTTGAAAAGCAATTTCAAAAGTTCATCAATGTCTTCAAGAAATTACACATAAATATCCCTTTTGCTAAAGCTTTCGAACAAATGCCCAGTTATGTCAAGTTTTTGAAGGACATCCTctccaaaaagagaaagctaGGTAAGTTTGAAACTGTCTCCCTTACAGAAGAGTGTAGTGCAATTCTCCAAAACAAGCTGCCACCAAAACTCAAAGATCCAG ttgattttataattcttgacATGGAAGAAGATAGGCAAATTCTAATCATTCTTGGGAGGCCATTCTTAGCAACTGCTAGAGCTTTgattgatgttgaaaaag TGAACAATTTGACACATGATGTTTTCTTAGAAGAAAATCCCAATGATCTTCTTGAAACATGTTTAGTTGCTAACTATGATAGGGATGATGATGAGTTTATTgattattcaaatttgttgaatGCTCACTCCAGATTTAGAGCTAATCATCAATTTGAGTCTTTAGATATTTCAACTTCTTTGGTGCCAGCTTCTAAGCCTTCCATTAAGGAGCCACCTATTTTGGAACTCAAACCTCTTCCAACACACTTGAGGTATGCTTTTCTTGGAAAATCTTCCAATCTTTcggttattattttttatgctcTTACTAGCTTGCAACAGGAAAAGTTATTGAgaacacttagagaattcAAGAAAGCAATAGGGTGGACCATAGTTGATATTAAGGGAATTAGCCCTTCTATTTGCATGCATAAAATTCTTCTTGAGGAAGATCACAAAGCCACAATTGAACAACAAAGAAGATTGAATCCTATCATGAAGGAAGTGGTCAAGAAGGAAATCATGAAGTGGTTGGATGTCGAAATAATTTACCCTATCTCTGATAGCTCATGGGTAAGTCTAGTTCAATGTGTTCCTAAGAAAAGAGGAATGACTGTGGTGGCCAATGACAATAATGAGCTCATTCCAACAAGAACGGTGATTGGATGGAGAGTGTGCATGGACTACCGCAAGCTCAACAAAGCTACAAGGAAAGATCACTTCCCTCTTCCATTCATTGATCAAATGTTAGATCGCTTGGCTGGTAAAGAATATTATTGTTTTCTGGATGGTTATTCTGGCTATAACCAAATTGCTATTGCTCTTGAAGATCAGGAAAAGACTACATTTACATGTCCTTATGGCACCTTTGCTTTTAGAAGAATGCCATTTGGATTATGTAATGCACTTGCCACCTTTCAGCGATGCATGATGGCCATATTCACAAACATGGTGGAAAAATGCTTAGAggtatttatggatgatttctcagtttttggaaataattttgatgattgtctTTTAAATCTTGCTAGGGTAGTCAAGAGGTGCGAAAAGAGAAATTTGGTGCTCCATTGGGAGAAATGTCACTTCATGGTGCGAGAAGGTATTGTTCTTGGGCATAAGATCTCTAGTAATGGCATTGAGGtagataaagcaaaaattgaaGCAATCGAGAAATTACCACCTCCAATAAATGTCAAAGGTATTAGAAGTTTTCTTGGTCATGCTAGTTTTTATAGAAGATTTATTAAggacttttcaaaaatttctaaatcACTTTGCAACTTATTAGAGAAAGATGTGCCATTTAAGTTTGATAATTAA